Proteins encoded together in one Impatiens glandulifera chromosome 1, dImpGla2.1, whole genome shotgun sequence window:
- the LOC124919382 gene encoding pentatricopeptide repeat-containing protein At2g35130, producing the protein MNLKHLFFRKAIKVISQQRGRCLSHEPILYRKLSTTTFPLFTVHDLSPKTPKPSRYFHSDQKANHDVLSTKLVLDSNKIEDDDTTMNQFLSHFVWIMRGKLSDVYPDCDKKTIDSMLLIIVEKVVSEVEKGGFEQILGASSMDSSSHDLSDDLWKTVWEVSNKVLDEMQKARKKEKMKTFLQCEEVKEMYRFATEAGVCGDLLRELRFKWAREKMEEDEFYKGLERLKQEESQAEAEVDGDLVSEEKPKDISLPKRHGKINYKIYGLDLSDPTWAEVADKIHDTEEANWPQDPKPITGKCKLVTEKILSLKEDDDPSVPLAEWIELLQPNRADWMALLDKLKDKDASIHLKVGELVLDEESFQTNVTDYSKLVEVHSKANRLHDAERILKKMNEKGFQPDTRSFTTLVHTYSKAGNLERAKEAFESLRIQGFRPDVKIYNSMIMAYVNAGQPKMGESLLRELESRDLGQPLKEIYLLLLRSFSQIGDIVGSLRMSTAMQFAGFEPDLESCTLLVEAYSRYGNSDQARSNFDYMVKLGFKPDDRCTAAMITAYEKNNSLDKGLELLLELEKDGFEPGILTYSALVDWFGKLQLVNEVEAILSKISIMGEAPPFKVHVSLCDMYARSGSEKKALQALETVEAKYEQLSGYEFERIISGLINGGFNEDAKRMHGLMQARGFVASDKAKINWISVDAFSRKGSTSFF; encoded by the exons ATGAATttgaaacatttattttttagaaaagcAATTAAGGTCATCTCCCAACAGAGAGGGAGATGTTTATCCCATGAACCTATCCTGTATAGAAAACTTTCCACCACTACCTTTCCACTATTCACAGTTCACGACTTGTCACCAAAAACTCCTAAACCTTCCAGGTATTTCCATTCTGATCAAAAAGCAAATCACGATGTATTGAGCACTAAACTAGTGCTTGATTCCAATAAAATAGAGGATGATGATACAACCATGAATCAATTCTTGTCGCACTTTGTGTGGATCATGCGTGGCAAGCTTTCTGATGTCTACCCAGATTGTGATAAGAAGACCATTGATAGTATGCTTTTGATTATCGTGGAGAAAGTTGTTTCCGAAGTAGAGAAGGGTGGTTTTGAGCAGATTCTCGGTGCATCATCAATGGACTCTTCATCACATGATCTAAGTGACGATTTGTGGAAAACAGTATGGGAAGTTAGCAATAAGGTCCTTGACGAGATGCAGAAAGCTCGGAAGAAGGAGAAAATGAAGACGTTTCTTCAGTGTGAAGAGGTCAAAGAAATGTACAGATTTGCTACTGAGGCTGGCGTTTGTGGAGATTTGTTAAGAGAACTACGGTTCAAATGGGCTCGTGAAAAAATGGAGGAGGATGAGTTTTACAAGGGTTTGGAACGCCTTAAACAGGAAGAATCTCAGGCCGAAGCTGAAGTGGACGGTGACCTTGTTTCTGAAGAGAAACCTAAAGATATTTCTCTTCCCAAGAGGCATGgtaaaattaactataaaatatatggTCTTGATTTATCTGATCCAACTTGGGCTGAAGTAGCTGATAAAATTCATGATACTGAGGAGGCTAATTGGCCTCAAGACCCAAAACCTATAACTGGGAAATGCAAACTGGTTACTGAGAAAATCCTTTCCttgaaagaagatgatgatCCTTCAGTGCCATTGGCTGAATGGATAGAGCTTTTACAGCCTAACAGGGCTGACTGGATGGCTTTGCTTGATAAATTAAAAGACAAGGATGCATCTATACACCTCAAG GTAGGAGAACTTGTTCTCGACGAAGAGTCCTTCCAAACGAACGTAACTGATTACTCAAAGCTAGTTGAGGTACACTCAAAAGCGAATCGTTTACACGACGCGGAAAGAATTCTCAAGAAGATGAATGAAAAAGGTTTCCAACCCGATACTCGTTCATTCACTACACTAGTTCACACATACAGCAAGGCAGGAAACCTCGAACGTGCAAAAGAAGCATTTGAAAGTCTCAGAATTCAAGGATTCCGACCCGATGTTAAAATCTACAACTCCATGATCATGGCCTACGTAAACGCAGGACAACCGAAAATGGGAGAATCGTTATTAAGAGAACTTGAATCGCGAGACTTAGGGCAACCCTTAAAGGAAATATACCTCTTATTACTGCGTTCGTTTTCACAAATCGGAGACATAGTCGGATCTCTTCGAATGTCTACTGCAATGCAGTTTGCAGGATTCGAACCCGATTTAGAATCTTGCACCTTGCTGGTTGAAGCCTATAGTCGATATGGAAATTCCGATCAAGCTAGGAGCAATTTCGACTACATGGTGAAACTCGGATTCAAGCCAGACGATAGGTGTACAGCCGCAATGATAACTGCTTACgagaaaaataattcattagACAAGGGTTTGGAATTGTTGCTTGAACTTGAGAAAGACGGGTTTGAACCAGGAATCTTGACTTATTCGGCTTTAGTGGATTGGTTCGGTAAGTTGCAGTTAGTAAACGAAGTTGAGGCGATATTAAGCAAGATTTCGATAATGGGCGAGGCTCCTCCGTTTAAGGTTCATGTTAGTTTGTGTGATATGTATGCGAGATCTGGTTCTGAGAAAAAGGCTCTTCAAGCTTTGGAAACTGTGGAAGCTAAATATGAACAGTTGTCTGGGTATGAATTTGAGAGGATTATTAGTGGGCTTATAAATGGAGGGTTTAACGAAGATGCTAAAAGGATGCATGGTTTGATGCAAGCTAGGGGTTTTGTGGCGTCCGACAAGGCTAAAATTAATTGGATATCGGTTGATGCGTTTAGTCGCAAGGGGTCAACTAGTTTCTTTTGA
- the LOC124919383 gene encoding uncharacterized protein LOC124919383 yields the protein MMPNWELKNCCQRDQTAFLITIGIFFLVILLLWRTFVLTPFKLITVFLHEVSHAIACKLTCGHVEGIQVHADEGGVTQTRGGIYWLILPAGYLGSSFWGMVFILSSTNLLTTRIAAGCFAIALLIVLFVAKNWTLRGLCIGFIVFLAVIWLLQEYTKVKILRYIILFIGVMNSLFSIYDIYDDLISRRVNSSDAEKFAELCPCPCNGVAWGVIWGMISLIFLSIAIYLGLVILS from the exons ATGATGCCGAATTGGGAGCTGAAAAACTGCTGTCAGCGCGATCAGACTGCCTTCCTCATCACCATTGGCATCTTTTTCCTGGTTATACTCTTG TTATGGAGGACATTCGTTTTGACACCATTTAAACTCATTACTGTGTTTCTTCATGAGGTGAGCCACGCAATTGCGTGTAAGCTGACATGTGGTCACGTCGAGGGTATTCAGGTCCATGCAGACGAGGGCGGGGTAACACAGACAAGGGGTGGAATCTATTGGCTCATATTACCTGCtggat ATCTTGGATCATCATTCTGGGGAATGGTCTTTATCCTTTCATCTACAAATCTTCTAACCACAAGAATTGCTGCTGGTTGCTTTGCTATTGCACTACTTATTGTGCTATTTGTCGCTAAAAAT TGGACCCTTCGAGGACTTTGCATAG gaTTTATCGTATTCCTTGCTGTTATATGGCTTTTGCAAGAGTACACGAAAGTTAAAATCCTTCGATACATCATTCTCTTCATCG GTGTAATGAATAGCTTGTTTTCTATATATGATATCTATGATGATTTGATTTCTCGAAGAGTGAACTCGAGTGATGCTGAAAAGTTTGCTGAATTATGTCCATGCCCTTGCAATGGTGTTGCATGGGGAGTTATATG GGGAATGATCTCTTTAATATTTCTCTCAATAGCTATTTATCTTGGACTTGTCATCTTGTCTTGA